Proteins encoded in a region of the Pseudothermotoga elfii DSM 9442 = NBRC 107921 genome:
- a CDS encoding ABC transporter permease, giving the protein MTKKEFVYFFLRNKKVIFAICTLSILSILAIFGPNLTPYDPLEFVGAPYQPPNKNHWLGTNTFGQDLFAQIVYGLRNSLIVGLLGGGIATVIGLCIGFIAGYKGGWFDEFLMMLTNILMVIPTLALLIIIAAYLPYRGIFIQSVIIGLTAWPWTARAVRAQTLSLKTREFVDLARITGVGSVKIIFQEIMPNMMSYVFMVFILQFGGAILAATGLDFIGLGPTRGISLGIMMQQATLWNAIQLGMWWWAITPGALITLIVATLYIMNTGLDEIFNPKLREM; this is encoded by the coding sequence ATGACAAAAAAAGAATTCGTATATTTTTTCCTCAGAAATAAAAAAGTGATCTTTGCTATATGCACATTGAGTATTTTAAGTATACTGGCAATCTTTGGTCCAAATTTAACCCCATATGACCCGCTGGAGTTTGTGGGAGCACCATACCAGCCACCAAATAAAAATCACTGGCTCGGAACCAATACTTTCGGCCAGGATTTGTTTGCACAGATTGTTTATGGATTGAGAAATTCGCTGATTGTTGGGCTCCTCGGGGGAGGTATTGCTACAGTAATAGGTCTTTGCATTGGATTCATAGCAGGGTATAAAGGTGGATGGTTTGATGAATTTTTGATGATGCTGACTAATATTCTTATGGTAATACCAACCCTCGCATTGTTGATAATAATAGCAGCTTACCTGCCGTACAGGGGCATTTTCATACAGAGCGTGATTATTGGATTGACAGCCTGGCCATGGACTGCCAGGGCAGTGAGAGCACAGACGTTATCTTTGAAAACAAGAGAATTTGTCGATCTTGCGAGAATAACCGGCGTAGGGTCAGTGAAAATTATATTTCAAGAGATAATGCCAAATATGATGTCTTATGTTTTTATGGTCTTTATTCTCCAGTTTGGCGGCGCAATTCTTGCAGCCACAGGGCTGGATTTTATAGGGTTGGGGCCAACAAGAGGTATATCTCTTGGAATAATGATGCAGCAAGCTACATTGTGGAATGCAATCCAGTTAGGAATGTGGTGGTGGGCAATTACACCGGGAGCTCTAATCACTCTTAT